A stretch of DNA from Equus caballus isolate H_3958 breed thoroughbred chromosome 13, TB-T2T, whole genome shotgun sequence:
tgtggcggtgtcccacacacaaagtagaggaagattggcacaggtgttagctcagcgacgaTCTTCCGcgaacaaaaagaggaagattggcaacagatgttagctcagggccaatcttcctcaaaaaaaaaaaaaaaagattatgaaaatCTATATTCACTGATCTGGAAAGATGTTTATAGTATACTAAGTGGATGtagaatattcattttttataaaagcCCAATgaacaataataattttttttaaaaaggccaaAAGAACAGAAGTCAAGCTGTATACTCTGTGTGGACTAATatattatggattattttcttaagttatGATAATAGTATTGTGGCTATATAGGAAgatgtccttattcttaggagatgCGTCCTGAAAGGGTAGAGTGTTTCTGCAACTCATTTCCAGTTTCAGTTTTCCACAACAAGTatgtgtgtatagagagagaaagagaacagacatAGCAAACATTAACCATTGTTGGATCTAGCCAAAAGTATATGGAGTTCATTGTATTAGTCTTTCAACTTTATAATAGATttaaatttgttcaaaataaaaaattggggggaaaaCGTACCTTCTGAGTATTAGGATTACTGTGATTTTAGCATCAGGAATTGTGAGAATTggtgtttctagtttttttttttttaaagattggcacctgagttaacaactgttgccaatcttctttttttttttttctgtctgctttttctccccagatccccccagtacatagttgtatattttagttgtgggtccttctagttgtggcatgtgggatgccgcctcagcgtggcctgatgagtggtgccatgtccgtgcccaggagctgaaccagtgaaaccctgggccacctcagtggtgtgtgcgaacttaaccacttggccatagggccggccccctctAGGTTTTTATTCTTGCAGCCAAGGACTTTGTGTGCTACACCTGCAATGCTGATGTCAGCTGTTTGTGGCAAAGCTTGTGGCACCACTGTGGTGAACATTGACCTCAGGGGCACTGTACACTCTCTGGCTGCTGGCTTGTGCCACCCAAGGAGGGTACATGTGAACATGGCTCCTGCCTTAGACCTTTAGCTTGCTTTCAAGTCTGTCAGCTTGGTAGGCTTGTCTCAGCTAAACCTTGTATCTGCTAGCTAGATTAATACACTTTCAACATGAGCACAACCTTGATTCAACTCTTCCGCTTATGGGAACCCAGTCAAAGGAAATAACTACAAATGTGCCAATTCTACTAGCAAATAATTAGAAACAATCTCAGTGGCCAAATATAGAGGACTGACTTTCAGAATCTTATGCAATCACTGAAAACAGTACTGCAGAAATGTACTGACATGCCAACTGACATGGAAAGACACACAACATACAGTGAAAAAAGCAggttagaggggccggccccgtggctgagtggttaagttcacgtgctccactttagtgacccagggtttgccgtttcggatcctgggcacggacctacacacctctcgtcaggccgtgctgtggcagcatcccacatagcagaactagaacaacttacaactaggatatacaactatgtactggggctttggggcagggggagaggaagCATGTTAGAAAAGTGTATGGTATGaggaaattctatttaaaaaattacaattacATCCATAGACTTGGAAGAATGTGCACTAAATGCTTAACTCTGGCTGTCTCTGGGTGGATGAAATTTTGAGTGTTTCGTTTTTTTGCTTATCCCTATTTTCTGACTCTCCTGTAATAAACATGTATTGCTTAagcattttaaagaagaaatcttattaaaatataaaagaagatagCATGACATTTTATAAACAAATCCAATTATAGCACTTCCtcataataaattataatttaaatgtggGGGTTGCATAATACCTGAACatttgaatctttctttttttttttttaaggattggcacctgggctaacaactgttgccaatctttttttttttcctgctttatctccccaacccccccccgtacacagtcgtatatcttagttgcaggtccttctagttgtgggatgaaTCTTTTAATATAGCTACTTAAAAGATGCAGCCTGCATTGTGGTCAAGACTTCAGGTTCTGTTCTTGGGATAGCTGGGTTCCATCTCAGTGTCTCTGCCACTCAGCTGAGTGCCTGTAGAGCCAGGCTGGCTAGTGTCTGAATCTGTGTCTTCATCTGTGTAACAGGGATGGCAGTAATAATACCAACCTCACAGCTTTGTCGAAGGTTAAATAATACACGACAAGCTCTTGGCATACTGTCTAGTAGCACTAAGTGGTCAAGAGATGTTAACTATTGTTACTAAATCAGATGTTCTCTGGCTTCTTCAAGGGGCCAGCAGATGCCTTCTGTTTGCACTAACAGCAGGAGCCCGTGCCTAAGCCTGCAGCACTCCCCCAGGCACTCGCTTTGCATCAGAGAAGGGAGCAGGTGACAGCAAAAGTCATTCAATTTCCCTGAAGCCTCCTTATCTCTGGTCAGGAGGTAGAGAGCTGATTAACTGTTAATAGAGCGCAGTGCTAACAGGCCAAAGGTCCATGACCAAGGTCTGATGTCCTTTAACGAGCAATTGTCCCTACTAACCACCACtggctgggggggcggggggggggggctggggtggggtggggtggggtcaggaCACTTTTAGGCCACACAAAAGACAGCATATTTATTTGGAAAACAATAGTTTCAAAATTATCTCCCAAACTCAGAATCTGTGGGTGAGGGTACACACCCTAAGTAAACGAGTGAGGTCTTCACCAATTGTTCACTTATTAAATACAGCTTTAATTCACTGATTATGTGGAGTAGTGTTTTTCCACATTTCTGTGTTAAGAATCATTTGGAATGCTGGAGATGAATTCCATCCCATTAATTAATACATTGGGCCTGGGATGTGCCagtaatttggaaatttttatttttataaatatctccAGCTGATTTTCATGATCACAgaaatttgggaaacactgatgAAACCCTCTTTTCAGCTTCCTTTGCAGATTTTAAATCTTGAACTACTGATCTTAGAATGACTCACTGAAAAGTCTTAGCCAGTCCAGTTTTAGGAAAGGCGAGTAAATCTTCTGAACACTTGGCCTCATAAATTCTCCACTTTGGAAGCATCATAAATACTTTATTCTGATTGTTTCCTGGAAGACAgcatttctcatttccatttctggCCCAGCTCTTCTAAATCACTTTTTAATTGGAGGGTCTATCTTCCTTGAGTTGAAGCATAGCGATCcaatcatttttaaagattttttaattaaatgattgTCACATTTAATAACCTATGCTTGCTTCTGGCTTGCTTCTGTCTTGCTCCCTTTTCTCCTGAAACCTAAGAAGTTAGGGTGCTTTGCATAGACTCAGTATTCTGGCCTTTCCACCTTAAATCTCATACTGACGACCCCGTGTATGCCAGCCTGTATCTCATCGTTTTCTTTAACAGGCCCTACTCCCTTTGGTGTCCCAGTCAAGATGATATCTCCTTCTTCCAAGGTCATTATCTTAGAAACGTAGCTGATGATGTAGGGGATGGAAAAGATCATGGCGGATGTCTCACCCTCCTGCCTGAGTTCGCCGTTGACCTTGAGCCAGAGCTTCAGGTTGTGAGGGTCAGGGATCTTCTCTTTGGGCACGAACGCGCTGACGGGGCAGGAGCCCGTGAAGCTCTTGGCCAGAGTCCAGGGCAGTCCTTTCTTCTTACACTCGTCCTGCACGTCCCTGGCGGTCATGTCCAGGCACAGGGCATAGCCCGCCACGTAGTCCATGGCCGCGGCCTCCGGGACGGCGCGACCGCGCCTGCCCATCACCACGGCCAGCTCGAGCTCGTGGTGCAGGTTGCGGCTGTAGGCGGGCATGAGGACCGGCGAGCCCTCGGGGGCGTAGGCGGTGGACGGCTTCAGGAAGAGCACGGGCTCGCTCGGCACGGCGCTCTGCATCTCCCTGGCGTGGTCCGCGTAGTTCCTGCCCACGCACACGATGTTCTTTCCCCACTCCCAGAAGCGGGACAGCGGCCTGGAAGCTGCCATGGCTCCTGCCGGGCGCCCTGGAGTCACACGGACCTTGTCGAGCCGGTCACCTGACGCCTATGGCTCCCCGGAGAGGACCAACTACCTTGGAGCGCTGTCCCGTCCGCGAAGGCCCGTTCCGCTCCGCCGGTGCCGGGAGGTCGCAGCGCTCGGCCTCCTGGGCTCCTGTCCAGGGGCTGCCTCGGGGCGGCGCGGCCTCCGGACGCTGGCCTAGTACCCCAGGAGAGGCGGGGGCTCGggctcgccgccgccgccgccgcccaccTCGCAGCCAACCCTCAGGCCCGCCGCAGCCGGGCGGGGGAGGGGCACGGGTTTGGACGCGAGCGCTGATTGGGCCGCGACTGGGGCGGGGGCGCGAGTCGGGCGCGGATTggctggggggcggggtgggcggAGGGCatgggcgcgggcgcgggcgctgATTGGCCGCGGCGCCAGCGTGCGCCCGCCCGCCCCTCGCGCAGCCGCCTGCCCGCCGCTCTGGTCATGGTGCTGGGCCgccggctgctgggccgccggaGCTTCGCAGCGCTGGGAGCCGTCTGCGCCCGCCGCGGCCTGGGTAGGTGGGCTGGGCGGGCCAGGGCGCCGAGGGGCGGGCCTGACGggggccgggggcgcggggcccggccggcgggGGCACGGCGAGCCGCCCGGCCCGAGGGTCCTGGCCGGCGTCGTGCCGGGGTGACGGTTAGGCGGCCGCGCCCGAGGGTTCCAGAGGCGCCGGCGGCCGCGGCCGGGCGTTGGGCCCGCGCCGGTGGGGGCGGCGGGGAGTCGCGGCCCCGCGGCTGACGCTGTCTTCATCGACACGGGGTTGCCACCGTCTCCGCGGCGTGCAGGCTCGGCGCGGTCAAATCAGACGCTCAGAGAGGGCTGAAGACAGAGGGCCCCGCCCCGGGCGGAGGGACGGTGCCCGAAGGCCGCGGGGTGCTGCGCCGGTGCCCCGCCAAGTCAGCCGCGTCTTTTCACCTGAGCTTTGGCTCACAAGCAAAACCTGGGGCACGTAATTCTGAAGTGGGGACAAGGGACGGAACCCTGGAGCGGTGCTCAGGTTCCGCCCAGAGTGGGTCCTGGGAGCTATGGGACCCTGGGCCTCCCCGGGCCTGTCTCCGTCCACGCCTCTAAAATGACAGGCGCCGGACACGCTGGCTTGCGATGGCCGCACTTCCAGCCGCCAGGGTCCGTCCACTTTGTTAGGAGTATTGTCACCCTGATTTTGCACCTTGTCCCTGTTTTCTGGTATCTTATCTGGCTGATGTGGCCATAGGGGCAGCAGGTTACCCTGGGTCTTTGGGAGGACGGGTTGGCAGGAAGCTAAGTGGCCACAGGGCACTAGGTAGGGAGATGGAGCCAGCAATGAAGCCATCCTTGGCCATGCTCAGATCTCGCTGAAAGCGGTCAAGGTTCTGGAGTGGGTAATGTGTCACCGTTACTAAGGAAAGAGcctgtttttttccattgaggGACACACATCAAAGTCTCAGGGCTAAGTTTTTGTGTCAGGAGTCAGACAGCAGTGTAAGTGGGACCGCATCCCTACTGGCAAGAACGTGGCTGCCTGCTTCAGACGGGACCCCAGCCATTTGACGCCGTGCAGAAGGACGGGCCCAGTTCAAGAGAAGCCCAGCAAAACGGCTCTGTGCCCTCTGCTTATTCAGATCACAGTTTCAAACCAGTGAGCTGGGAGCATTTCTCAGGCAGTGCTGGGCTAGGTGATGGAATTTTTGGAAAAGGATTAAGGATTCTAGTGGTGCCGACAGAAATAACTGCACCTTCCCCAGGTCACAAGGCTCTCGTGGCACCTTAAGAAGCCTGAGCACCCGCTGTCAACAGTGTTTCCTTCCCTGGGGCCATGCTGTGATGTTCTCCTGGGAAACACAGGAACGGGGCCCCTCTTTGAGGAGGATGCCCCTAGATGGGCAGGGTTCTGTTTTAATCCTTCTActctcctcccacccactcccaccctaCACACTCTGCCCTGTAGTCCTCCTTGCGCTCAGATAGTGAGGAGGCTTACAGGGGTGGACTATCACAGAAACTTGATCAGACAAAACTGTTTTGCTGTGCACGAGGAGAAGGGCCTGGAAAATGCCCAGCTGGCTGTCAAGGAAAAGGAGGAATTGGATATCTTTGTGTAATCATTAAAGCTACAATTCAGGCAGTTTCTCTGGCCATGGCAAATAAGGTTGAATTTCACATTAGACGGCCCCTGGAGGTGTGGTCTGTCTGTCAGTCATTCAGTGC
This window harbors:
- the FAHD1 gene encoding oxaloacetate tautomerase FAHD1, mitochondrial; its protein translation is MAASRPLSRFWEWGKNIVCVGRNYADHAREMQSAVPSEPVLFLKPSTAYAPEGSPVLMPAYSRNLHHELELAVVMGRRGRAVPEAAAMDYVAGYALCLDMTARDVQDECKKKGLPWTLAKSFTGSCPVSAFVPKEKIPDPHNLKLWLKVNGELRQEGETSAMIFSIPYIISYVSKIMTLEEGDIILTGTPKGVGPVKENDEIQAGIHGVVSMRFKVERPEY